The Streptomyces aurantiacus genome includes a region encoding these proteins:
- a CDS encoding ABC transporter permease has translation MKKFDKERVLLAVAGPVIALVAAVVLTSFVLLASGKSPIEPYALMFEQAGFADVQVLIINQAGVYYLAALAVAVGFRMNLFNIGVDGQYRLAAMMTAVVGAHVSLPAALQIPFLMLVAMLTGAFWAGIAGVLKVTRGVSEVVATIMLNAIATSLIGYLTLTSVWGVPLGNNQTTGVMKESGWFPGFDMGDAGEIYGFTLIAVLAGILYWLVLNRTRFGFDLRATGASETAAAASGVDAKRMVLTAMLISGGMAGLAGLPILLGDAHTYSLSFPTGLGFTGITIALLGRNNPVGIAFAALLVAFLDKASPALDYATPVAYDKEIAVIMQGLIVIAVVVSYEAVRVWGLRRQQRRVGAELAAASNDNSKKEVAAR, from the coding sequence ATGAAGAAGTTCGACAAGGAGCGGGTGCTCCTCGCGGTGGCCGGACCGGTCATCGCGCTCGTCGCAGCCGTGGTGCTGACGTCGTTCGTGCTGCTCGCCTCGGGCAAGAGCCCGATCGAGCCGTACGCGCTGATGTTCGAGCAGGCCGGATTCGCCGACGTCCAGGTCCTGATCATCAACCAGGCCGGGGTCTACTACCTCGCCGCGCTCGCGGTCGCCGTCGGCTTCCGCATGAACCTCTTCAACATCGGCGTCGACGGCCAGTACCGCCTCGCCGCCATGATGACCGCGGTCGTCGGCGCGCACGTCTCGCTGCCCGCCGCCCTGCAGATCCCGTTCCTGATGCTGGTGGCCATGCTCACCGGCGCCTTCTGGGCCGGCATCGCGGGCGTCCTCAAGGTGACCCGCGGAGTGAGCGAGGTCGTCGCGACGATCATGCTCAACGCCATCGCCACCAGCCTCATCGGCTACCTCACCCTCACCTCGGTCTGGGGCGTGCCGCTCGGCAACAACCAGACCACCGGTGTGATGAAGGAGTCCGGCTGGTTCCCCGGCTTCGACATGGGCGACGCGGGTGAGATCTACGGCTTCACCCTGATCGCCGTGCTCGCCGGCATCCTGTACTGGCTGGTCCTGAACCGCACCCGGTTCGGCTTCGACCTGCGCGCCACCGGCGCCTCCGAGACCGCGGCCGCCGCCTCCGGTGTGGACGCCAAGCGCATGGTCCTCACCGCGATGCTGATCTCCGGCGGCATGGCCGGCCTCGCGGGCCTGCCGATCCTCCTCGGTGACGCCCACACGTACAGCCTGTCCTTCCCGACGGGCCTCGGCTTCACCGGCATCACCATCGCGCTGCTCGGCCGCAACAACCCGGTCGGCATCGCCTTCGCCGCCCTGCTGGTCGCCTTCCTCGACAAGGCCTCACCCGCTCTCGACTACGCGACCCCGGTGGCGTACGACAAGGAGATCGCGGTGATCATGCAGGGTCTCATCGTGATCGCGGTCGTCGTCTCCTACGAGGCCGTACGCGTCTGGGGCCTGCGCCGCCAGCAGCGGCGGGTCGGTGCGGAACTGGCCGCCGCCTCCAACGACAACTCCAAGAAGGAGGTGGCTGCCCGATGA
- a CDS encoding ABC transporter permease produces MSTSTVAKAQAPKPARGRRRISFPVLLLLIAGLLILVSAVRLITDANGITSTGQMSTALRLAVPIGLAGLGGLWAERAGVVNIGLEGMMILGTWFGAWAGFQWGPWTGVAFGIIGGALGGLLHAVVTVTFNVNHIVSGVAINILALGVTRYLSTFAFEGEEGGTSKQSPPVDSLGTFDIPGVSDWLQTLNGKHWFLVSDLAGLVGGVFTGLSPLTVVAVALVPVTWWVLWRTSFGLRLRSCGENPVAAESLGVNVYKYKYLAVVISGGFAGLGGAFLSLVASNIYLEGQTGGRGYIGLAAMIFGNWMPGGLALGAGLFGYTDSLKLRGGGTNVHALLLLLALLLIIGAAYFVWKKRYVQAAITTLVGVLVFLWYTSTNEVPNQVVTATPYVVTLLVLALSAQRLRMPKADGMPYRRGQGK; encoded by the coding sequence ATGAGCACCTCGACCGTCGCCAAGGCGCAGGCGCCGAAGCCCGCCCGGGGCCGCCGCCGTATCTCGTTCCCGGTCCTGCTCCTGCTCATCGCGGGGCTGCTGATCCTGGTCTCCGCCGTCCGGCTCATCACCGACGCGAACGGCATCACCTCGACCGGCCAGATGTCCACCGCCCTGCGCCTGGCCGTGCCGATCGGCCTCGCCGGTCTCGGCGGTCTGTGGGCCGAGCGCGCGGGCGTCGTCAACATCGGCCTCGAAGGCATGATGATCCTCGGCACCTGGTTCGGTGCCTGGGCCGGCTTCCAGTGGGGCCCGTGGACCGGTGTCGCCTTCGGCATTATCGGCGGCGCGCTCGGCGGCCTGCTGCACGCGGTCGTCACCGTCACATTCAACGTCAACCACATCGTCTCCGGTGTGGCCATCAACATCCTGGCCCTCGGCGTCACCCGCTACCTGTCGACCTTCGCCTTCGAGGGCGAGGAGGGCGGCACGTCGAAGCAGTCACCGCCGGTCGACTCGCTCGGCACCTTCGACATCCCGGGTGTCTCGGACTGGCTCCAGACCCTCAACGGCAAGCACTGGTTCCTGGTCTCCGACCTCGCCGGTCTCGTCGGCGGTGTCTTCACCGGCCTGTCGCCGCTCACCGTGGTCGCCGTCGCGCTCGTCCCCGTCACCTGGTGGGTGCTGTGGCGCACCTCCTTCGGTCTTCGCCTGCGCTCCTGCGGCGAGAACCCGGTGGCCGCCGAGTCGCTCGGCGTCAACGTCTACAAGTACAAGTACCTGGCCGTGGTCATCTCCGGCGGCTTCGCCGGTCTCGGCGGTGCCTTCCTGTCGCTGGTCGCCTCCAACATCTACCTGGAGGGCCAGACCGGCGGCCGCGGCTACATCGGTCTCGCCGCGATGATCTTCGGCAACTGGATGCCCGGCGGACTCGCCCTCGGCGCCGGCCTGTTCGGCTACACCGACAGCCTCAAGCTGCGCGGCGGCGGCACCAACGTCCACGCGCTGCTCCTCCTCCTGGCGCTGCTGCTGATCATCGGCGCGGCCTACTTCGTATGGAAGAAGCGGTACGTCCAGGCGGCGATCACCACGCTCGTCGGCGTGCTGGTGTTCCTCTGGTACACCAGCACCAACGAGGTCCCGAACCAGGTCGTCACCGCCACGCCGTACGTCGTCACGCTGCTCGTCCTCGCGCTCTCCGCGCAGCGCCTGCGGATGCCGAAGGCGGACGGCATGCCGTACCGGCGGGGGCAAGGAAAGTGA
- a CDS encoding STAS domain-containing protein, whose protein sequence is MSSAPPPGLPHVDAMTPAVLVLPGPVTRDEVPRLCEDVRARLRGSGADVVVCDVAGLGPPGLTTVDALARMQLAARRAGGRITLRDPDPALRALLALVGIPFEVEGQPEQREPPLRVEEAVESGDPPL, encoded by the coding sequence ATGAGTTCCGCGCCGCCGCCCGGTCTACCGCACGTGGACGCCATGACACCCGCCGTACTCGTACTGCCCGGCCCCGTCACCCGAGACGAGGTGCCGAGGCTGTGCGAGGACGTGCGCGCACGCCTGCGGGGCAGCGGAGCCGACGTCGTGGTCTGCGATGTCGCCGGCCTCGGACCACCGGGTCTGACCACCGTCGACGCGCTGGCCAGGATGCAGCTCGCCGCCCGTCGAGCCGGGGGGCGGATCACACTGCGCGATCCGGACCCCGCCCTGCGTGCGCTACTCGCCCTTGTCGGGATTCCCTTCGAGGTCGAGGGGCAGCCCGAACAGCGGGAACCACCGCTTCGTGTCGAGGAAGCAGTGGAATCCGGTGATCCGCCCCTCTGA
- a CDS encoding AEC family transporter yields MQGVLNGFAVIAVVIGVGYLIGRRGYLGDNGREVLTKLAFHVATPALLFTTLAQADLSVILSNRLLVTAISTFAVAGVFVTVGAVRRWGVGRTTIGALCSSYVNAGNLGIPIAVYVLGDASLVAPVLLFQQIVMTPVALTILDLTGSGEKASLWRRVTTPVRNPVGIGSLSGVAVSATGLTVPGPVMDPLTLIGNMSVPAVLLAFGISLCGSTMPGRGADRAPVLLSVALKSVGQPLAAWSLAAGVFGLRGAPLLDVVVTSALPAAQNLYTYASRYRVGEVLARESILLSTMLAVPVLVVVAALLG; encoded by the coding sequence GTGCAGGGGGTGCTGAACGGCTTCGCGGTCATCGCCGTCGTCATCGGCGTCGGGTATCTGATCGGGCGCAGGGGCTATCTGGGCGACAACGGCAGGGAGGTACTGACCAAGCTCGCGTTCCACGTCGCCACGCCCGCGCTGCTCTTCACCACCCTCGCGCAGGCCGATCTGTCGGTGATCCTGTCGAACCGCCTGCTGGTGACGGCGATCAGCACGTTCGCGGTGGCCGGCGTCTTCGTCACGGTCGGTGCGGTGCGGCGCTGGGGAGTGGGCCGCACGACGATCGGCGCCCTGTGCTCCAGCTATGTCAACGCCGGCAATCTCGGTATCCCCATCGCCGTGTACGTCCTCGGCGACGCCTCGCTCGTGGCACCGGTCCTGCTGTTCCAGCAGATCGTGATGACTCCGGTCGCCCTGACGATCCTCGACCTGACGGGCTCGGGCGAGAAGGCCTCCCTCTGGCGGCGGGTGACCACTCCCGTCCGCAACCCCGTCGGCATCGGCTCCCTCTCCGGGGTGGCCGTCTCGGCGACCGGTCTGACCGTGCCGGGGCCGGTCATGGACCCGCTGACCCTGATCGGGAACATGTCGGTGCCCGCCGTGCTCCTCGCCTTCGGCATCTCGCTGTGCGGCAGCACGATGCCGGGCCGCGGCGCCGACCGGGCCCCGGTGCTGCTCTCCGTCGCCCTGAAGTCGGTCGGCCAGCCCCTGGCCGCGTGGTCCCTGGCGGCGGGTGTCTTCGGCCTGCGGGGCGCGCCCCTGCTGGACGTGGTCGTCACGTCGGCCCTGCCGGCCGCGCAGAACCTCTACACGTACGCCTCGCGCTACCGGGTCGGGGAGGTACTGGCCCGCGAGTCGATCCTGCTGTCGACGATGCTGGCGGTGCCGGTGCTGGTGGTGGTCGCGGCGTTGTTGGGGTGA
- a CDS encoding BMP family lipoprotein: MRRISRRNRLSQAAVAVAVVVVAAAGCGETSNESSGSDTESGSGYKGKGIGLAYDIGGQGDQSFNDAAYAGFEKARKEFKIGGNDIEPSDGESDADKVQRLTQMAKTGYNPIIGVGYIYAPAVKEVSAKFPDITFAVIDDAQVQAKNVADMVFAEEQASYLAGVAAAKTSKKNHVGFIGGVDIPLIHKFEAGFVQGAQSVDPKIKIEKRYLTEKPEDGGFANPSMGKEAASGQIESGADVIYHAAGLSGQGVIQEAAAEKVWAIGVDSDQYKQKPLAASKDWILGSALKDVGGAVYEVTKSVVDGKPLSGEHRGDLKSGGVGFADSNPKYKAMTEVVAAVDKAKEDIISGKVTVKTE; encoded by the coding sequence ATGCGTCGGATTTCTCGGAGAAACAGGCTTTCACAAGCCGCTGTCGCCGTCGCGGTCGTCGTCGTCGCGGCCGCCGGTTGCGGCGAGACCAGCAACGAATCGTCGGGCAGTGACACCGAATCCGGCTCCGGCTACAAGGGCAAGGGCATCGGCCTCGCCTACGACATCGGCGGCCAGGGCGACCAGTCCTTCAACGACGCCGCCTACGCCGGGTTCGAAAAGGCCCGGAAGGAATTCAAGATCGGCGGCAACGACATCGAGCCGAGCGACGGCGAGTCGGACGCCGACAAGGTGCAGCGCCTGACCCAGATGGCGAAGACCGGCTACAACCCCATCATCGGCGTCGGCTACATCTACGCCCCCGCGGTCAAGGAAGTCTCCGCCAAGTTCCCGGACATCACCTTCGCCGTCATCGACGACGCCCAGGTGCAGGCGAAGAACGTCGCCGACATGGTGTTCGCCGAGGAGCAGGCCTCCTACCTCGCCGGTGTCGCCGCGGCCAAGACCAGCAAGAAGAACCACGTCGGCTTCATCGGCGGCGTGGACATCCCGCTGATCCACAAGTTCGAGGCGGGCTTCGTCCAGGGCGCCCAGTCGGTCGACCCGAAGATCAAGATCGAGAAGCGGTACCTCACGGAGAAGCCCGAGGACGGCGGATTCGCCAACCCGAGCATGGGCAAGGAGGCCGCCAGCGGCCAGATCGAGTCCGGCGCCGACGTGATCTACCACGCCGCCGGTCTGTCGGGCCAGGGCGTCATCCAGGAGGCCGCGGCCGAGAAGGTCTGGGCGATCGGCGTCGACTCCGACCAGTACAAGCAGAAGCCGCTCGCCGCGTCCAAGGACTGGATCCTGGGCTCCGCCCTCAAGGACGTCGGTGGCGCCGTCTACGAGGTCACCAAGTCCGTCGTCGACGGGAAGCCGCTCTCGGGCGAGCACCGCGGCGACCTGAAGTCCGGCGGTGTGGGCTTCGCCGACTCCAACCCGAAGTACAAGGCCATGACCGAGGTCGTCGCGGCCGTCGACAAGGCCAAGGAAGACATCATCAGCGGCAAGGTCACCGTCAAGACCGAGTGA
- a CDS encoding ABC transporter ATP-binding protein, which yields MSVELAGITKRFPGVVANHDIHLSVRKGTVHALVGENGAGKSTLMKILYGMQKPDEGTIAVDGEQVSFSSPADAIARGIGMVHQHFMLADYLTVLENVVLGSEKLYGIGGGARDKIKEISERYGLGVRPDALVEDLGVADRQRVEILKVLYRGARILILDEPTAVLVPQEVDALFANLRELKAEGLSVIFISHKLGEVLSVADEITVIRRGTTVGTAVPAETTSRQLAEMMVGSELPTPETAESTVTDKPVIEVENLTVHAGGGASLGEPVGGGLADAAAGGEVKRVLDDVTFTIHAGEVMGIAGVEGNGQTELVDALIGLKDADSGTIRFIGEEITSWPTRKRREQGVGYIPEDRHRHGLLLEAPLWENRILGHVTEKPNSKGFWLDIKGAQDDTRRIVEEYDVRTPGIDVTAASLSGGNQQKLIVGREMSHKPRFLIAAHPTRGVDVGAQAAIWDQIREARREGLAVLLISADLDELIGLSDTLRVIYNGRLVADADPATITPEELGSAMTGAASGHLEHVEEVPEDDAR from the coding sequence GTGTCGGTCGAACTGGCGGGGATCACCAAGCGATTTCCCGGTGTCGTCGCCAACCACGACATCCACCTGTCCGTCCGCAAGGGCACCGTGCACGCCCTCGTCGGGGAGAACGGCGCCGGCAAGTCGACCCTGATGAAGATCCTCTACGGCATGCAGAAGCCGGACGAGGGCACCATCGCGGTCGACGGCGAGCAGGTGAGCTTCTCCAGCCCCGCCGACGCCATCGCGCGCGGCATCGGCATGGTCCACCAGCACTTCATGCTGGCCGACTACCTCACCGTCCTGGAGAACGTCGTCCTGGGCAGCGAGAAGCTCTACGGCATCGGCGGCGGCGCCCGCGACAAGATCAAGGAGATCTCCGAGCGGTACGGTCTCGGGGTGCGCCCGGACGCCCTCGTCGAGGACCTCGGGGTCGCCGACCGCCAGCGCGTGGAGATCCTCAAGGTCCTCTACCGCGGCGCCCGCATCCTGATCCTGGACGAGCCGACCGCCGTCCTCGTGCCGCAGGAGGTCGACGCGCTCTTCGCCAACCTCCGCGAGCTCAAGGCCGAGGGACTGTCCGTCATCTTCATCTCCCACAAGCTGGGCGAGGTCCTGTCGGTCGCCGACGAGATCACCGTCATCCGGCGGGGCACGACGGTCGGCACGGCGGTTCCCGCCGAGACCACCTCGCGCCAGCTCGCCGAGATGATGGTCGGCAGCGAACTGCCCACGCCGGAGACCGCCGAGTCGACGGTCACCGACAAGCCGGTGATCGAGGTCGAGAACCTCACCGTCCACGCCGGCGGCGGCGCCTCCCTCGGTGAGCCGGTCGGCGGCGGGCTCGCCGACGCGGCCGCCGGCGGCGAGGTGAAGCGCGTCCTCGACGACGTCACCTTCACCATCCACGCCGGTGAGGTCATGGGCATCGCCGGTGTCGAGGGCAACGGCCAGACCGAACTGGTCGACGCGCTGATCGGCCTCAAGGACGCCGACTCCGGCACCATCCGCTTCATCGGCGAGGAGATCACCTCCTGGCCCACCCGCAAGCGCCGCGAGCAGGGCGTCGGCTACATCCCCGAGGACCGCCACCGCCACGGCCTGCTCCTCGAGGCCCCGCTGTGGGAGAACCGCATCCTGGGCCATGTCACCGAGAAGCCCAACAGCAAGGGCTTCTGGCTGGACATCAAGGGCGCCCAGGACGACACCCGCCGCATCGTCGAGGAGTACGACGTCCGTACGCCCGGCATCGACGTCACCGCCGCCTCCCTGTCCGGCGGCAACCAGCAGAAGCTGATCGTCGGCCGCGAGATGAGCCACAAGCCGCGCTTCCTGATCGCCGCCCACCCCACCCGCGGTGTGGACGTCGGCGCGCAGGCCGCGATCTGGGACCAGATCCGCGAGGCCCGCCGCGAGGGTCTGGCCGTGCTGCTGATCTCCGCCGACCTGGACGAGCTGATCGGCCTCTCCGACACTCTCCGGGTGATCTACAACGGCAGGCTGGTCGCGGACGCCGACCCGGCGACCATCACTCCGGAGGAGCTGGGTTCGGCCATGACCGGCGCCGCCTCCGGCCACCTGGAGCACGTAGAGGAAGTCCCGGAGGACGACGCCCGATGA
- a CDS encoding cytidine deaminase, which translates to MTSDGAEPLAVDWEALREVAREAMSRAYAPYSGYPVGVAALADDGRVLSGCNVENASYGLGLCAECGLVSQLQNTGGGRLTHFTCVDGRGAILVPCGRCRQLLYEFGGPELLLETPAGIVPLSEMLPQAFGPEHLTQ; encoded by the coding sequence GTGACGTCGGACGGGGCCGAGCCCTTGGCCGTCGACTGGGAGGCCCTGCGGGAGGTGGCCCGCGAGGCCATGTCCCGCGCGTACGCCCCCTACTCGGGCTACCCGGTCGGTGTCGCGGCCCTGGCCGACGACGGCCGGGTGCTCTCCGGATGCAACGTGGAGAACGCCTCGTACGGGCTCGGGCTGTGCGCCGAGTGCGGCCTGGTCTCGCAGCTGCAGAACACCGGGGGCGGCCGGCTCACGCACTTCACGTGCGTGGACGGCCGCGGCGCGATCCTGGTGCCCTGCGGCCGCTGCCGCCAGCTGCTGTACGAGTTCGGGGGACCCGAACTGCTCCTGGAGACCCCGGCCGGGATCGTGCCGCTCTCCGAGATGCTCCCGCAGGCCTTCGGGCCGGAGCACCTCACCCAGTAA
- a CDS encoding thymidine phosphorylase — protein sequence MVMDAISVIRTKRDRGEFSDEQIDWVIDAYTRGEVADYQMAALNMAILLNGMNRREISTWTAAMIASGERMDFSSLSRPTADKHSTGGVGDKITLPLAPLVAACGAAVPQLSGRGLGHTGGTLDKLESIPGWRALLSNEEMLSVLDGVGAVICAAGDGLAPADKKLYALRDVTGTVEAIPLIASSIMSKKIAEGTGSLVLDVKVGTGAFMKTIEDARELASTMVGLGTDHGVRTVALLTDMSTPLGLTAGNALEVRESVEVLAGGGPADVVELTLALAREMLDAAGVKDADPAKALADGSAMDAWRRMISAQGGDPDAPLPTSREQHVVKASATGVLTRLDAYDIGVAAWRLGAGRARKEDPVQAAAGVELHAKPGDTVTEGQPLLTLHTDTPERFAYALGAVEGSYDVAAPGTAFTAAPVVLERIA from the coding sequence ATAGTCATGGACGCCATCTCCGTCATCCGCACCAAGCGGGACCGCGGCGAGTTCAGCGACGAGCAGATCGACTGGGTCATCGACGCGTACACGCGCGGTGAGGTCGCCGACTACCAGATGGCCGCCCTCAACATGGCGATCCTGCTCAACGGCATGAACCGCCGTGAGATCTCCACCTGGACGGCCGCGATGATCGCCTCCGGCGAGCGCATGGACTTCTCGTCCCTGTCCCGCCCGACGGCCGACAAGCACTCGACGGGCGGCGTCGGCGACAAGATCACGCTCCCGCTGGCGCCGCTCGTGGCGGCCTGCGGCGCGGCCGTCCCGCAGCTCTCCGGCCGGGGCCTCGGCCACACCGGCGGCACCCTCGACAAGCTGGAGTCGATCCCCGGCTGGCGCGCGCTCCTGTCGAACGAGGAGATGCTCTCCGTACTGGACGGGGTCGGCGCGGTGATCTGTGCGGCCGGCGACGGCCTGGCCCCGGCGGACAAGAAGCTGTACGCGCTGCGGGACGTGACCGGCACGGTGGAGGCGATCCCGCTGATCGCCTCGTCCATCATGTCGAAGAAGATCGCGGAGGGCACGGGCTCGCTCGTCCTGGACGTGAAGGTCGGCACCGGCGCCTTCATGAAGACGATCGAGGACGCGCGCGAACTGGCCTCCACGATGGTCGGGCTCGGCACGGACCACGGCGTGCGGACGGTGGCCCTGCTCACGGACATGTCGACCCCGCTCGGCCTGACCGCGGGGAACGCCCTCGAAGTCCGTGAGTCGGTCGAGGTCCTGGCGGGCGGCGGCCCGGCCGACGTCGTCGAGCTGACCCTCGCGCTGGCCCGCGAGATGCTCGACGCGGCGGGCGTCAAGGACGCCGACCCGGCGAAGGCGCTCGCCGACGGCTCGGCGATGGACGCCTGGCGCCGCATGATCTCCGCCCAGGGCGGCGACCCGGACGCGCCGCTCCCCACCTCCCGCGAACAGCACGTGGTCAAGGCCTCCGCGACAGGCGTCCTGACCCGCCTCGACGCGTACGACATCGGTGTCGCCGCCTGGCGCCTCGGTGCCGGCCGCGCCCGCAAGGAGGACCCGGTCCAGGCCGCCGCGGGCGTCGAACTCCACGCCAAGCCGGGCGACACGGTGACCGAGGGCCAGCCCCTGCTCACCCTCCACACGGACACCCCGGAGCGCTTCGCATACGCGCTGGGGGCGGTGGAGGGTTCGTACGACGTGGCGGCGCCGGGCACGGCGTTCACGGCCGCCCCGGTGGTGCTGGAGCGCATCGCCTGA
- a CDS encoding BMP family lipoprotein yields MRRVSRIAVAGVATATLTAALAACGGTSNDAADSGDGKSKGIALAYDVGGKGDQSFNDAATAGMDKAAAEFKYGSKAVEPTDGESDADKVQRLETLAKAGYNPVIGVGYAYAPAVAEVADKFPKTTFGIVDDETINKKNVADMVFHEEQASYLAGVTAALTTKSKTVGFVGGVDIPLIHKFEAGYKQGVADTNPKVKVVSQFLTEKAEDGGFASPDKGKTAAEGQIEDGADVVYHAAGLSGQGVIEAASAAKVWAIGVDSDQYSQDALKAYKQYILTSATKDVAGAVYNLAKSVQDGKPATGVVRASLKTGGVGLADSNPEFKGNAKLQEALKKATEGINDGTIKVKTS; encoded by the coding sequence ATGCGCCGGGTGTCCCGAATCGCTGTCGCGGGCGTTGCGACCGCTACCCTCACCGCCGCCCTCGCTGCTTGCGGCGGCACGTCCAACGACGCCGCGGACAGCGGCGACGGCAAGAGCAAGGGCATCGCCCTCGCGTACGACGTCGGCGGCAAGGGCGACCAGTCCTTCAACGACGCCGCGACCGCCGGCATGGACAAGGCCGCCGCGGAGTTCAAGTACGGCTCCAAGGCCGTCGAGCCGACCGACGGCGAGTCGGACGCCGACAAGGTGCAGCGCCTGGAGACGCTGGCCAAGGCCGGCTACAACCCGGTGATCGGCGTCGGCTACGCCTACGCGCCGGCTGTCGCCGAGGTCGCCGACAAGTTCCCGAAGACGACCTTCGGCATCGTCGACGACGAGACGATCAACAAGAAGAACGTGGCCGACATGGTCTTCCACGAGGAGCAGGCCTCCTACCTCGCGGGTGTCACCGCGGCCCTCACGACCAAGTCGAAGACCGTCGGCTTCGTCGGCGGTGTGGACATCCCGCTGATCCACAAGTTCGAGGCCGGCTACAAGCAGGGCGTCGCGGACACGAACCCGAAGGTCAAGGTCGTCTCGCAGTTCCTGACCGAGAAGGCCGAGGACGGCGGCTTCGCCAGCCCCGACAAGGGCAAGACCGCCGCCGAGGGCCAGATCGAGGACGGCGCCGACGTGGTCTACCACGCGGCGGGCCTGTCCGGTCAGGGCGTCATCGAGGCCGCCTCCGCCGCGAAGGTGTGGGCGATCGGCGTCGACTCCGACCAGTACAGCCAGGACGCCCTGAAGGCGTACAAGCAGTACATCCTCACCTCGGCCACCAAGGACGTCGCGGGCGCGGTCTACAACCTCGCCAAGTCGGTCCAGGACGGCAAGCCCGCGACCGGTGTCGTGCGCGCCTCCCTCAAGACCGGCGGCGTGGGCCTGGCGGACTCGAACCCCGAGTTCAAGGGCAACGCCAAGCTGCAGGAGGCCCTGAAGAAGGCCACCGAAGGCATCAACGACGGCACGATCAAGGTCAAGACCTCGTAG
- a CDS encoding sigma-70 family RNA polymerase sigma factor — protein sequence MSDGTATVEDLDVRLEKHRVELTGYCYRMLGSSFEAEDAVQDTLVRAWRSYDKFEGRSSMRSWLYRIATNVCLDMLTAGNKRARPVDLTDSTPLAQAALTPRPDNTWLEPMPDARVLPTVGDPAEAAVAKESVRLAFMAALQQLPPKQRAVLILREVLAWKASEVAELLGTTVASVNSALQRARATLAESDGAAARAATSDPLDEAQQKLLERYVAAFEGYDMTALTALLHEDAVMTMPPFDLWLTGPEDITGFMTTLGAPCANSHLVPVAVNGLPGFAQYKPDPDTGGYTAWAVQVLETSEGRITGFHCFLDTKRWFPLFGLPLDLEGNPDKGE from the coding sequence ATGAGTGACGGCACGGCGACGGTGGAAGACCTCGACGTCCGGCTGGAGAAGCACCGGGTCGAGCTGACGGGGTACTGCTACCGGATGCTCGGCTCGTCCTTCGAGGCCGAGGACGCGGTCCAGGACACGCTGGTGCGCGCCTGGCGCAGCTACGACAAGTTCGAGGGCCGCTCCTCGATGCGTTCGTGGCTGTACCGGATCGCGACGAACGTCTGCCTGGACATGCTGACGGCGGGGAACAAGCGGGCACGGCCCGTGGACCTGACGGACTCGACCCCCCTCGCGCAGGCGGCCCTGACCCCGCGCCCGGACAACACCTGGCTGGAGCCGATGCCGGACGCGCGCGTACTGCCGACGGTCGGCGACCCGGCCGAGGCCGCCGTGGCCAAGGAGTCGGTGCGTCTCGCCTTCATGGCCGCCCTGCAGCAGCTGCCGCCCAAGCAGCGGGCCGTGCTCATCCTGCGCGAGGTCCTCGCGTGGAAGGCGAGCGAGGTGGCCGAGCTGCTCGGCACCACGGTCGCCTCCGTGAACAGCGCACTCCAGCGGGCCCGGGCGACGCTCGCCGAGAGCGACGGCGCCGCGGCCCGGGCCGCCACCTCCGACCCCCTCGACGAGGCGCAGCAGAAGCTCCTGGAGCGCTATGTGGCGGCCTTCGAGGGGTACGACATGACGGCGTTGACGGCCCTCCTGCACGAGGACGCCGTGATGACGATGCCGCCGTTCGACCTGTGGCTGACCGGCCCCGAGGACATCACGGGCTTCATGACGACGCTCGGCGCGCCCTGCGCGAACTCCCACCTGGTCCCGGTCGCGGTGAACGGCCTGCCGGGCTTCGCCCAGTACAAGCCGGACCCGGACACGGGCGGCTACACGGCGTGGGCCGTGCAGGTCCTGGAGACGTCAGAGGGGCGGATCACCGGATTCCACTGCTTCCTCGACACGAAGCGGTGGTTCCCGCTGTTCGGGCTGCCCCTCGACCTCGAAGGGAATCCCGACAAGGGCGAGTAG